A portion of the Bufo gargarizans isolate SCDJY-AF-19 chromosome 7, ASM1485885v1, whole genome shotgun sequence genome contains these proteins:
- the LOC122943958 gene encoding uncharacterized protein LOC122943958 — protein sequence MPKWNVEKLITLVQERPELWDTRSSAYQDRVRKEISWEKVARRLKPREWDKEDNRGRAELVKNVKVRWNSCRDQFRRELNEKGRSGEGTSRKRPYIYTQQLSFLRPVMELRPTVDNLEDSEETPAVFSPESSPQHSPVLESTEPPMGTSGGEPERPETRPQPRRRRNARQSSSELANREMIDARVIQFLAQRRTDGHEETMLRGLAPMLKLVPQASQQQCVASLLLVLKMFSLPYQGDILGDINNLLHKYMVATNQQPPTFQQAPHPFHGHQSGGPTFQGSQEQNPPLAQSFNVGMFAAAPPQPAQVRPASSYAPGSFSRDLFEL from the exons ATGCCCAAATGGAATGTTGAAAAGTTGATAACTTTAGTACAAGAAAGGCCCGAGCTATGGGACACTCGCTCCTCCGCCTATCAGGACCGCGTACGGAAGGAGATCTCATGGGAGAAAGTGGCCCGTCGCCTCAAGCCACGCGAGTGGGATAAAGAGGATAACAGAGGTCGTGCAGAACTAG TGAAAAATGTCAAGGTCCGctggaacagctgcagggaccagttccggaGGGAGCTCAACGAAAAGGGCCGCAGCGGAGAAGGGACATCCCGCAAAAGGCCCTACATCTATACTCAGCAGCTGAGCTTCCTTCGTCCGGTGATGGAGTTGAGGCC AACTGTGGACAATCTGGAGGACAGTGAAGAAACCCCTGCTGTATTTTCCCCGGAATCCAGCCCCCAACATTCCCCAGTGTTGGAATCCACTGAACCACCCATGGGAACCAGTGGTGGGGAACCTGAAAGGCCTGAAACAAGACCacagcccaggaggaggaggaatgccCGTCAGTCGTCCTCTGAGCTAGCGAATCGGGAAATGATAGATGCCCGAGTCATCCAGTTCCTAGCTCAGAGGAGGACTGATGGGCATGAAGAAACTATGCTTAGGGGGCTTGCGCCAATGCTGAAGCTCGTTCCCCAAGCGAGCCAGCAACAATGTGTGGCCTCCCTTTTGTTGGTCCTTAAAATGTTCTCCCTGCCATACCAGGGAGACATTTTAGGGGATATCAACAATTTATTGCATAAATATATGGTGGCTACGAATCAGCAGCCACCAACATTTCAGCAGGCACCACATCCTTTCCATGGACATCAATCTGGGGGTCCCACTTTCCAGGGCTCCCAAGAGCAGAACCCTCCCCTTGCCCAGTCCTTTAATGTGGGCATGTTTGCTGCTGCTCCCCCTCAACCAGCCCAGGTGCGTCCGGCGTCGTCGTACGCCCCTGGCTCGTTTTCCAGAGACTTATTTGAattgtaa